The following proteins come from a genomic window of Carcharodon carcharias isolate sCarCar2 chromosome 10, sCarCar2.pri, whole genome shotgun sequence:
- the LOC121283206 gene encoding uncharacterized protein LOC121283206: MARRASKNWADEEIKGLLSIWKDRSIQDQLAGAVRNKDVFVRISNSLNALGVNRDWKQCRAKVKNLKYEYRTMVNQRKSGRRCKSMRFYNEIDAVLGCRPLQAKGPQDRSSLNVTIKQEEEEKLENGPPQASSASENVTACYVQPAVAISRDEEEDKVLPEPQSGAGSVTAETEGPVEEEMISTASEAPAATSRKRTEAEHECSVPKKRMKLKKGTMFQRHIGTIINTFMDYQRKAEERFYKWEEERRREEREHELRIIQLLLDHSRSSMIQTPQTPDYLRSLHSQNTHMFTPPPSNN; this comes from the exons ATGGCAAGGAGAGCAAGTAAAAATTGGGCAGACGAGGAGATCAAAGGCTTGTTGTCCATTTGGAAAGATAGGTCCATCCAGGATCAACTGGCCGGGGCAGTGAGGAATAAAGATGTGTTCGTGAGGATCTCCAACAGCCTTAACGCCTTAGGGGTCAACCGGGACTGGAAGCAATGCCGAGCTAAGGTGAAGAACCTTAAATACGAATACAGGACCATGGTTAATCAGAGGAAATCCGGCAGGAGGTGCAAATCTATGCGCTTCTACAATGAAATTGACGCGGTGCTGGGTTGCCGACCTCTCCAGGCCAAAGGGCCACAGGACAGATCATCCCTCAATGTGACGATCAAACAAGAAGAAGAGGAGAAATTGGAAAACGGCCCACCCCAGGCATCTTCAGCCTCTGAAAACGTCACAG CATGCTATGTCCAACCAGCTGTTGCCATcagcagagatgaggaagaagatAAAGTTCTGCCTGAACCACAGTCTGGAGCAGGCAGTGTTACAG cagaaacagaaggccCTGTGGAAGAAGAGATGATTAGCACAGCCTCGGAGGCTCCTGCTGCAACAAGCAGAAAAAGGACTGAAGCTGAACATG AGTGCTCAGTGCCAAAGAAGAGAATGAAGCTGAAGAAAGGAACCATGTTTCAGAGACACATTGGCACCATTATCAACACCTTCATGGACTATCAGAGGAAAGCTGAAGAAAGGTTCTACAAATGGGAggaagagaggcggagagaggagCGTGAGCATGAGCTGCGGATTATCCAGTTATTGCTTGATCATTCCAGATCCTCAATGATTCAAACACCTCAGACACCAGATTATCTGAGATCATTGCACAGCCAGAACACCCACATGTTCACACCTCCTCCCTCAAACAATTAA